The following proteins come from a genomic window of Anas platyrhynchos isolate ZD024472 breed Pekin duck chromosome 12, IASCAAS_PekinDuck_T2T, whole genome shotgun sequence:
- the CDH8 gene encoding cadherin-8 isoform X5, which yields MNEPARRGPSDNTLSILAKHSGFSRQKQEVYLLPIIISDSGNPPMSSTSTLTIRVCGCSSDGIVQSCNVEAYVLPIGLSMGALIAILACIILLLVIVVLFVTLRRHKNEPLIIKDDEDVRENIIRYDDEGGGEEDTEAFDIATLQNPDGINGFLPRKDIKPDLQFMPRQGLAPVPNGVDVDEFINVRLHEADNDPTAPPYDSIQIYGYEGRGSAAGSLSSLESSASDSDQNFDYLSEWGPRFKRLGELYSVGESDKET from the exons ATAATACTCTCAGCATTTTGGCAAAGCACAGTGGATTCAGCCGGCAGAAGCAAGAAGTATACCTACTGCCAATCATAATAAGTGATAGTGGAAATCCTCCCATGAGCAGCACTAGCACACTTACTATTCGAGTCTGTGGTTGCAGCAGTGATGGAATTGTCCAGTCCTGTAATGTTGAAGCATACGTACTTCCCATTGGACTCAGCATGGGAGCCCTAATTGCAATATTAGCATGCATCATTTTGCTGCTAG TCATTGTGGTGCTGTTTGTAACACTAAGAAGACATAAGAATGAGCCCCTAATCAtcaaagatgatgaagatgtgagggaaaatattattCGGTATGATGATGAAGGAGGTGGAGAAGAAGATACAGAGGCTTTTGACATTGCAACTTTGCAAAATCCAGATGGAATTAATGGATTTTTGCCTCGTAAGGATATTAAGCCTGATCTTCAATTTATGCCCAGGCAGGGTCTTGCACCTGTTCCCAATGGTGTTGATGTTGATGAATTTATTAATGTAAGGCTTCATGAAGCTGATAATGATCCCACAGCTCCACCATATGACTCAATCCAGATTTATGGCTATGAAGGAAGAGGGTCAGCGGCTGGTTCCCTTAGCTCATTGGAGTCTTCTGCATCAGACTCAGACCAGAATTTTGACTACCTCAGTGAATGGGGTCCTCGCTTTAAAAGACTTGGAGAACTTTACTCAGTTGGAGAAAGTGACAAAGAAACTTGA